In the genome of Haemophilus pittmaniae, one region contains:
- the rho gene encoding transcription termination factor Rho, with the protein MHLTELKNTPVSDLVKLGEEQMGLENLARLRKQDIVFAILKQHAKSGEDIFGGGVLEILPDGFGFLRSADSSYLAGPDDIYVSPSQIRRFNLQTGDKIEGKIRPPKEGERYFALLKVDQVNDDRPEVSRSKILFENLTPLHANSRLRMERGNGSTEDLTARILDLASPIGKGQRGLIVAPPKAGKTMLLQNIAQSITHNYPECELIVLLIDERPEEVTEMQRSVKGEVIASTFDEPATRHVQVAEMVIEKAKRSVEHKKDVVILLDSITRLARAYNTVTPASGKILSGGVDANALHRPKRFFGAARNVEEGGSLTIIATALVDTGSKMDEVIFEEFKGTGNMELHLSRKIAEKRVFPAIDFNRSGTRKEDLLTTPDELQKMWILRKILNPMGEVEAMEFLIDKLAVAKTNDEFFEIMKRS; encoded by the coding sequence ATGCATTTAACAGAACTTAAAAATACGCCTGTTTCCGATCTCGTGAAACTAGGTGAAGAACAAATGGGTCTTGAAAATTTAGCCCGTCTCCGCAAACAGGACATTGTTTTTGCTATTCTGAAACAACACGCGAAAAGCGGCGAAGATATTTTCGGTGGTGGCGTGTTGGAAATTTTACCGGACGGTTTCGGTTTTTTACGTTCCGCCGATAGCTCCTATTTGGCCGGTCCTGATGATATTTATGTTTCACCAAGCCAAATTCGTCGTTTCAACCTGCAAACCGGGGATAAGATCGAAGGTAAGATTCGCCCACCAAAAGAAGGTGAACGTTATTTTGCCCTATTGAAAGTCGACCAAGTCAATGATGACCGCCCTGAAGTCTCCCGCAGTAAAATCCTTTTTGAAAACCTCACTCCGCTACATGCCAACTCCCGTTTACGGATGGAACGCGGCAACGGCTCAACCGAAGATTTAACCGCCCGTATTTTGGACTTAGCCTCACCTATCGGTAAAGGCCAACGGGGTCTTATCGTGGCACCGCCGAAAGCCGGTAAAACCATGTTGCTACAAAATATTGCACAAAGCATTACTCACAACTACCCGGAATGCGAGCTGATCGTCCTATTGATCGACGAACGTCCGGAAGAAGTGACTGAAATGCAACGTTCGGTAAAAGGCGAAGTGATTGCTTCCACCTTTGATGAACCGGCAACCCGCCACGTACAAGTAGCCGAAATGGTAATCGAAAAAGCCAAACGTTCGGTAGAACACAAAAAAGATGTGGTGATTTTACTCGACTCCATCACCCGCTTAGCGCGCGCCTACAATACAGTAACCCCAGCTTCCGGAAAAATTCTTTCCGGTGGTGTGGATGCCAATGCTCTACACCGTCCAAAACGCTTCTTTGGTGCAGCGCGTAATGTGGAAGAAGGCGGCAGCCTCACCATCATCGCTACCGCATTGGTGGACACTGGCTCTAAAATGGATGAAGTAATTTTCGAAGAATTTAAGGGAACCGGTAATATGGAATTACATCTTTCCCGCAAAATTGCGGAAAAACGTGTCTTCCCGGCAATTGATTTCAATCGTTCCGGTACGCGTAAAGAAGATCTTCTCACCACCCCGGATGAATTACAAAAAATGTGGATCCTCCGCAAAATTCTTAATCCTATGGGTGAAGTGGAAGCCATGGAATTCCTTATCGACAAACTGGCCGTGGCCAAAACCAACGACGAGTTTTTCGAAATTATGAAACGTTCCTAA
- the rph gene encoding ribonuclease PH: protein MRPNNRANHQPREIKITRHYTKHAEGSVLVEFGETKVLCTASVEESVPRFLKGQNQGWITAEYGMLPRSTHSRMQREAAKGKQGGRTMEIQRLIARSLRAMVDLTALGERSITLDCDVIQADGGTRTASISGAAVALSDAINTLIANGSLKENPIKGLVSAISVGIVDGEAVCDLEYVEDSAAETDMNVVMMEDGRFIEVQGTAEGEPFAQEELLRLLELAKGGCQQIFAAQHAALAE, encoded by the coding sequence ATGCGTCCAAATAATCGGGCCAATCATCAACCCCGCGAAATTAAAATTACCCGTCACTACACCAAACATGCTGAAGGTTCCGTATTAGTCGAATTTGGTGAAACCAAAGTTTTATGTACTGCCTCCGTAGAAGAAAGCGTGCCACGTTTCTTAAAAGGCCAAAATCAAGGTTGGATTACCGCTGAATATGGCATGTTGCCACGTTCCACCCATAGCCGTATGCAACGTGAAGCCGCCAAAGGTAAACAAGGCGGAAGAACCATGGAAATCCAGCGACTGATCGCCCGCTCATTGCGTGCCATGGTTGATTTAACAGCCCTCGGTGAACGTTCTATCACCCTAGACTGTGATGTTATCCAAGCCGATGGGGGTACCCGTACCGCCTCCATCAGCGGCGCAGCTGTCGCATTAAGCGATGCAATTAACACACTCATCGCCAACGGTAGCTTAAAAGAAAACCCAATTAAGGGATTGGTTTCTGCGATTTCCGTCGGCATCGTTGATGGCGAAGCAGTATGCGATTTGGAGTATGTGGAAGATTCTGCAGCTGAAACCGATATGAACGTAGTAATGATGGAAGATGGCCGTTTTATTGAGGTGCAGGGTACCGCTGAAGGCGAACCATTTGCCCAAGAGGAATTACTACGCTTGTTGGAATTAGCTAAAGGCGGCTGCCAACAAATCTTTGCAGCCCAACACGCCGCATTAGCCGAATAA
- the argH gene encoding argininosuccinate lyase — MALWGGRFTQAADKRFKDFNDSLRFDYRLAEQDIEGSIGWSKALVKVGVLSVDEQEQLEHALNELLIEVHSNPQAILQDDAEDIHSWVESKLIDKVGNLGKKLHTGRSRNDQVALDIKMWCKQRVEELQDSIRNLQRHLVQTAENTQDAVMPGYTHLQRAQPITFAHWCMAYVEMLDRDYSRLSDAYKRMNTCPLGSGALAGTAYAVDREQLAADLGFAFATRNSLDSVSDRDHIVELLSAASLSMAHLSRFAEDMIIFNSGEANFVELSDRVTSGSSLMPQKKNPDACELIRGKAGRVMGALTGMLMTLKGLPLAYNKDMQEDKEGIFDALDTWQDCVDMATFVLDELKVNVERTRESALKGYSNATELADYLVAKGVPFRDSHHIVGETVVYAISKGKALEELTIPEFRQFSETVSDDVYDILSLQSCLDKRCAKGGVSPLRVAEAIAEAKQRFA; from the coding sequence ATGGCTCTTTGGGGAGGCCGTTTTACACAGGCGGCGGACAAACGTTTTAAAGATTTTAATGATTCTCTGCGCTTCGATTATCGTTTAGCAGAACAGGATATTGAAGGTTCCATTGGCTGGTCAAAAGCCTTGGTGAAAGTCGGCGTGTTAAGCGTTGATGAACAGGAACAGCTGGAACATGCGCTGAATGAATTGTTGATCGAAGTCCATTCCAATCCACAGGCCATTTTGCAGGATGATGCCGAAGATATCCACAGTTGGGTGGAAAGTAAATTGATCGATAAGGTCGGCAATTTAGGTAAAAAACTGCATACCGGTCGTAGCCGTAACGACCAAGTCGCATTAGATATCAAAATGTGGTGTAAGCAGCGGGTGGAAGAGTTGCAGGATTCTATCCGTAACTTGCAACGCCATTTAGTGCAAACCGCAGAAAATACCCAAGATGCGGTGATGCCGGGTTATACCCATTTACAACGGGCACAGCCGATTACCTTTGCCCATTGGTGCATGGCCTATGTGGAAATGTTGGATCGTGATTATTCCCGTTTGAGTGATGCTTATAAACGAATGAATACTTGTCCTTTGGGTAGCGGAGCATTGGCCGGTACTGCCTATGCGGTGGATCGTGAACAATTGGCTGCCGACCTCGGCTTTGCTTTTGCCACCCGCAACAGTTTGGATAGCGTATCCGATCGCGATCATATTGTTGAACTACTATCCGCTGCCTCTTTAAGTATGGCGCACCTCTCCCGTTTTGCCGAAGATATGATTATTTTTAACAGCGGTGAAGCCAATTTTGTGGAGTTATCCGATCGCGTCACTTCCGGTTCATCCTTAATGCCACAAAAGAAAAATCCGGATGCTTGCGAATTGATTCGTGGTAAAGCCGGACGAGTGATGGGCGCTTTAACCGGCATGTTGATGACCTTAAAAGGTTTACCATTGGCTTACAACAAAGATATGCAGGAAGATAAAGAAGGTATTTTTGATGCTTTGGATACCTGGCAGGATTGTGTTGATATGGCCACTTTCGTGTTGGATGAATTAAAAGTCAACGTTGAGCGTACCCGTGAATCTGCCTTGAAAGGCTATTCCAACGCGACCGAATTGGCCGATTATCTGGTGGCCAAAGGTGTACCATTCCGCGATTCTCACCACATCGTAGGGGAGACCGTGGTATACGCGATCAGTAAAGGTAAGGCATTGGAAGAACTCACCATTCCGGAATTCCGTCAATTTAGCGAAACGGTTTCCGATGATGTGTACGATATTCTTTCCCTTCAATCCTGTTTGGACAAACGCTGTGCGAAAGGCGGTGTCTCACCATTGAGAGTGGCTGAAGCGATTGCCGAAGCCAAACAGCGTTTTGCTTAA
- the dusC gene encoding tRNA dihydrouridine(16) synthase DusC, translated as MRVILAPMQGVLDPFVRALLTSVNQYDLCISEFVRVVDQLLPDKVFYRLCPELYNQGHTPSGTPVRVQLLGQHPAWLAENALRAIALGSPGIDLNCGCPSKTVNGSDGGAALLKQPELIYRATKALREAVPADLPVSVKVRLGWDCASQALEIADAVAQGGATEIAVHGRTKTDGYRAERINWQKIGEIRQRLRIPVIANGEIWHWADGQRCQTISGCEDLMVGRGALNIPNLSYVLKENASKLPWPQVLQLLKRYAAVENQFDSGFYHIARCKQWLRYLQNEYPEATALFERIKTCQSAEQLRLKLASE; from the coding sequence ATGCGGGTCATTCTTGCGCCAATGCAGGGCGTGCTCGATCCTTTCGTGCGCGCCCTTTTAACGTCCGTTAATCAATATGATTTGTGTATTAGCGAATTTGTCCGCGTCGTTGATCAACTACTGCCCGATAAGGTGTTTTATCGCCTTTGCCCTGAATTATACAATCAAGGCCACACACCAAGCGGCACCCCGGTACGAGTTCAATTATTGGGCCAGCATCCAGCCTGGTTAGCAGAAAATGCCCTGCGCGCAATTGCGCTAGGATCCCCTGGGATTGATCTGAATTGTGGTTGTCCATCCAAAACCGTAAATGGCAGTGATGGCGGAGCCGCCTTACTCAAACAACCGGAACTCATTTATCGCGCGACTAAAGCCTTACGCGAGGCCGTCCCAGCTGATTTACCGGTGAGTGTCAAAGTGCGCTTAGGTTGGGATTGCGCTTCACAGGCTTTAGAAATTGCCGATGCTGTTGCACAAGGAGGCGCGACAGAAATCGCAGTACATGGCCGCACCAAAACCGATGGTTATCGCGCTGAACGCATTAATTGGCAGAAAATAGGAGAGATCCGGCAACGGCTTCGCATTCCGGTAATTGCCAACGGCGAAATCTGGCATTGGGCTGATGGCCAACGTTGCCAAACCATTAGCGGTTGTGAGGATCTGATGGTGGGGCGCGGTGCGCTTAATATTCCCAATTTAAGCTATGTCTTAAAAGAAAATGCCAGCAAACTACCTTGGCCACAAGTACTACAATTACTCAAACGCTATGCCGCAGTGGAAAATCAATTTGATAGCGGCTTCTATCACATTGCCCGTTGCAAACAATGGTTACGTTATTTGCAAAACGAATACCCGGAAGCGACTGCCCTGTTTGAGCGTATCAAAACCTGCCAAAGCGCTGAACAGTTACGCTTGAAACTGGCAAGCGAATAA
- a CDS encoding YajQ family cyclic di-GMP-binding protein, whose translation MPSFDIVSEITMHEVRNAVENANRVLSTRYDFRGVEAVIELNEKSETVKVTTESDFQLEQLIEILIGAFVKRGIEHSSLDIPTESEHHGKLYTKEIKLKQGIEADMAKKISKLVKDSKIKVQTQIQGEQVRVTGKSRDDLQAVIQLVKSAELGQPFQFNNFRD comes from the coding sequence ATGCCATCTTTTGACATTGTCTCCGAAATCACTATGCACGAAGTACGCAATGCCGTAGAAAATGCTAATCGCGTATTAAGCACACGCTATGATTTCCGAGGTGTAGAAGCGGTAATCGAATTAAATGAAAAAAGTGAAACGGTGAAAGTCACCACCGAATCCGATTTCCAATTGGAACAATTAATTGAGATCCTGATTGGCGCTTTTGTAAAGCGCGGCATTGAACATAGTTCATTGGATATTCCAACGGAAAGCGAACATCACGGCAAACTGTACACCAAAGAAATCAAATTAAAACAAGGTATTGAAGCCGACATGGCGAAGAAAATTAGCAAATTGGTGAAGGATTCAAAAATCAAAGTTCAAACTCAAATTCAAGGCGAGCAAGTACGTGTCACTGGTAAATCTCGCGACGACTTGCAGGCAGTGATTCAATTGGTAAAAAGCGCAGAATTGGGCCAGCCGTTCCAATTCAATAACTTCCGCGACTAA
- the djlA gene encoding co-chaperone DjlA: MHFIGKILGVFIGAKFGGFWGAIIGLILGAIADKKLYELGSVNSSFFKRKTTRQDLFRQTTFAVLGHLSKSKGHVTEEDIQLANQLMAQMKLDDAARQLAQDAFCRGKESNFPIRQVIREFRIGCAQRADLLRMFLHIQVQAAFADSQLHEGEKEVLFVIAEELGLSRFQFEQMLAMEMAARQFAQGGFYQQYQQYQQQGGYQQYQGQYQQGGYQPHSGPSLDDAYKVLGVSANDDQTVVKRAYRRLMNEHHPDKLVAKGLPPEMMAMAKEKAQQIQAAYDLICKAKGWK, encoded by the coding sequence ATGCATTTTATCGGAAAAATTTTAGGCGTCTTCATTGGTGCCAAATTCGGCGGTTTTTGGGGTGCCATTATCGGCCTGATTTTAGGTGCCATCGCCGATAAAAAACTGTATGAACTGGGTTCGGTCAATTCTAGTTTTTTCAAACGCAAAACCACCCGTCAGGATCTGTTTCGACAAACAACCTTCGCGGTATTGGGCCATTTGAGTAAATCTAAAGGACATGTTACCGAAGAGGATATTCAACTTGCCAACCAATTAATGGCACAAATGAAACTCGATGATGCTGCCCGCCAATTAGCTCAGGATGCGTTTTGTCGCGGTAAAGAAAGCAATTTTCCAATCCGCCAAGTAATCCGTGAATTTCGTATTGGTTGTGCCCAACGGGCCGATTTGTTACGAATGTTCCTGCATATTCAAGTACAAGCAGCATTTGCCGACTCCCAATTGCATGAAGGCGAAAAGGAAGTACTATTTGTGATCGCCGAAGAGCTTGGGCTTTCGCGTTTTCAGTTCGAACAAATGCTGGCTATGGAGATGGCAGCACGCCAATTTGCCCAAGGCGGTTTCTATCAACAATATCAGCAATATCAGCAACAAGGCGGCTATCAACAATATCAAGGACAATATCAACAAGGTGGTTATCAGCCCCATTCTGGGCCAAGCTTAGACGATGCTTACAAAGTCCTCGGGGTATCAGCAAATGACGACCAAACCGTCGTCAAACGTGCTTATCGTCGCCTGATGAACGAACATCATCCGGATAAGCTGGTAGCGAAAGGATTACCTCCAGAAATGATGGCAATGGCTAAAGAAAAAGCGCAACAAATTCAAGCCGCTTATGACTTAATTTGTAAAGCCAAGGGCTGGAAATAA
- the dauA gene encoding C4-dicarboxylic acid transporter DauA, producing the protein MQLKALFSKNVFLAVKPFSALKDAFRAGYGKQQLLKDIIAGLTVGIIAIPLSMALAIASGVPPQHGLYTAIVAGIAIALLGGSRFNISGPTAAFVVILYPITQQFGISGLFMATLLSGVILLLMALFRLGRLIEYIPLPVTLGFTCGIGITIGTLQIKDFLGLSIEHMPSHYIGKVSAIVQALPTINLADSAVGILTLIVLTQWHKLRLAIPGHLPAVIIGTLAALLLGHFGFSVATIGSAFQYTLSDGTIGNGIPNVLPEFVLPWNIPNAQGETIHWTFDRIQALLPAAFSMAVLGAIESLLCAVVLDNMTDTKHHSNNELLAQGLGNILSPFLGGITATAAIARSAANVKSGAFSPIASVVHALLVLFALLFFAKALSYLPLSSMAALLLMVAWNMANVGEIIRLARRSSRNEIAVLFTCTILTVIFDMVIAISVGVLLASLLFIRSIAEMTKSIEQSVPDDLQDVLAYRISGPLFFAAADKVFAELHDKTVHTDHEIRHIVLQCDAVTVLDTGGIHALTHFVQHMLPHQQLYLCNMQFQPLRMLVKSNSVSALQKINYATDLAETFEKIREFERITE; encoded by the coding sequence ATGCAACTTAAGGCTCTTTTTTCGAAAAATGTGTTTCTTGCGGTAAAACCGTTTAGTGCATTAAAGGATGCGTTTCGGGCAGGCTATGGCAAACAACAATTGCTCAAAGATATTATCGCCGGCCTCACCGTTGGAATTATCGCAATCCCACTATCCATGGCTCTCGCTATTGCCTCCGGGGTGCCACCACAACATGGCCTATACACGGCAATCGTGGCCGGGATTGCCATTGCCTTATTAGGTGGCTCTCGTTTTAACATCTCCGGTCCAACTGCCGCCTTCGTGGTAATCCTCTATCCGATTACCCAACAATTTGGCATCAGCGGACTCTTTATGGCTACCCTGCTATCAGGGGTAATTTTGCTGTTAATGGCATTGTTCCGTTTAGGACGATTAATTGAATATATTCCGCTTCCCGTCACCCTTGGTTTTACTTGCGGGATCGGAATCACCATCGGTACGCTACAAATTAAGGATTTCTTGGGCTTAAGCATTGAACATATGCCAAGCCATTATATTGGCAAGGTTTCCGCCATCGTACAGGCGTTGCCGACCATCAACTTAGCCGATAGCGCCGTAGGCATACTCACGCTGATAGTTCTCACCCAATGGCATAAATTACGCTTAGCGATCCCCGGTCATCTACCGGCAGTTATTATCGGAACCCTCGCAGCATTGCTGTTAGGACATTTTGGTTTTTCCGTTGCTACTATTGGTTCGGCTTTCCAATACACACTCTCCGATGGCACCATCGGTAATGGTATTCCGAATGTCCTACCGGAATTTGTCTTACCTTGGAATATCCCAAATGCCCAAGGGGAAACCATTCACTGGACCTTTGACCGAATTCAGGCCTTATTGCCAGCCGCCTTTTCGATGGCGGTATTAGGTGCCATCGAGTCCCTGTTATGTGCCGTAGTATTGGATAACATGACCGATACCAAACATCACTCCAATAATGAATTATTGGCACAAGGGTTAGGTAATATTCTCTCGCCATTTTTAGGCGGTATTACGGCTACGGCAGCAATTGCCCGCTCCGCCGCCAATGTCAAATCCGGTGCATTTTCGCCAATTGCCAGTGTAGTGCATGCCTTACTGGTATTATTTGCCCTATTATTCTTTGCCAAAGCACTTTCCTATTTACCACTCTCCTCCATGGCGGCCCTGCTCTTAATGGTCGCTTGGAACATGGCAAACGTGGGGGAAATCATTCGCTTGGCTCGCCGCTCTTCACGTAATGAAATTGCGGTTCTCTTTACCTGTACCATACTTACGGTTATCTTCGATATGGTCATTGCCATTTCCGTTGGTGTGTTATTGGCTAGCTTATTATTTATTCGTTCCATTGCGGAAATGACTAAATCCATTGAGCAAAGCGTACCAGATGATCTGCAGGATGTGTTGGCTTATCGTATTAGTGGCCCGCTCTTCTTTGCCGCAGCAGATAAAGTTTTTGCCGAATTACACGATAAAACCGTACATACTGATCACGAAATCAGACATATTGTCTTACAGTGTGATGCAGTTACCGTTTTGGATACCGGGGGAATTCATGCCTTGACCCACTTCGTGCAACACATGCTGCCACATCAACAACTTTATTTATGTAATATGCAATTCCAGCCTTTACGTATGCTGGTGAAATCCAATAGTGTGAGTGCGCTGCAAAAAATAAACTATGCGACAGATTTAGCGGAAACCTTTGAGAAAATTCGCGAATTCGAACGTATCACTGAATAA
- the pyrE gene encoding orotate phosphoribosyltransferase, protein MESYKHDFIEFALSRNVLKFGEFILKSGRKSPYFFNAGLFNQGEDLAKLGEFYAAAAQQSGLQFDVIFGPAYKGIPIATAFSIALFNQFGINKPVCFNRKEAKDHGEGGNLIGSPLKGRVLLVDDVITAGTAIRESMTLIEQNQAELAAVLIALNRQEKGKGELSAIQEVERDYQCHVLSIVDLDDLLQFIENAPQYAEHLAAMRDYRTKYGVNA, encoded by the coding sequence ATGGAAAGTTATAAACACGACTTTATCGAATTTGCCCTCAGCCGCAATGTGCTGAAATTCGGTGAATTCATCTTAAAATCCGGCCGCAAAAGCCCCTATTTTTTCAACGCAGGATTATTTAACCAAGGTGAAGATCTCGCCAAGTTAGGCGAATTTTACGCGGCAGCCGCACAACAAAGCGGACTACAATTTGATGTAATTTTTGGTCCGGCCTATAAAGGCATCCCTATTGCGACAGCCTTTTCCATTGCACTATTTAATCAATTTGGTATCAATAAACCGGTGTGCTTTAACCGCAAAGAAGCCAAGGATCACGGTGAGGGGGGTAACCTTATCGGTAGTCCATTAAAAGGACGCGTGTTATTAGTTGATGATGTAATTACCGCAGGTACTGCGATTCGCGAATCTATGACCTTAATCGAGCAAAATCAGGCTGAACTGGCCGCAGTATTAATCGCCCTCAATCGTCAAGAAAAGGGCAAGGGGGAGTTATCTGCGATTCAAGAGGTCGAACGGGATTATCAATGCCATGTATTGTCTATCGTGGATTTAGATGATTTGTTGCAGTTCATTGAAAATGCCCCACAATATGCTGAACATTTAGCGGCAATGCGCGATTACCGAACAAAATATGGTGTGAATGCTTGA
- the eno gene encoding phosphopyruvate hydratase: protein MAKIVKVIGREIIDSRGNPTVEAEVHLEGGFVGLAAAPSGASTGSREALELRDGDKSRFLGKGVLKAVAAVNGPIADALVGKEASNQAEIDQIMIDLDGTENKSNFGANAILAVSLATAKAAAASKGLPLYAYIAELNGTPGVYSMPLPMMNIINGGEHADNNVDIQEFMIQPVGAKTLREALRIGAEVFHNLAKVLKAKGMSTAVGDEGGFAPNLASNADALACIKEAVEKAGYVLGKDVTLAMDCASSEFYNKESGKYEMKGEGRSFTSQEFTHYLEELTKQYPIVSIEDGQDESDWDGFAYQTKVLGDRVQLVGDDLFVTNTKILKEGIEKGIANSILIKFNQIGSLTETLAAIKMAKDAGYTAVISHRSGETEDATIADLAVGTAAGQIKTGSMSRSDRIAKYNQLIRIEEALERAGTPAPFLGLKAVKGQA from the coding sequence ATGGCAAAAATCGTAAAAGTCATTGGTCGTGAAATCATCGACTCTCGTGGTAACCCAACTGTAGAAGCTGAAGTTCATCTTGAAGGTGGCTTCGTTGGTCTTGCAGCTGCTCCATCAGGTGCATCTACCGGTTCTCGTGAAGCATTAGAATTACGTGACGGCGACAAATCCCGTTTCTTAGGTAAAGGTGTATTAAAAGCCGTTGCTGCAGTAAATGGCCCTATCGCTGATGCATTAGTCGGTAAAGAAGCTTCTAACCAAGCTGAAATCGACCAAATCATGATCGATTTAGACGGTACTGAAAACAAATCTAACTTCGGTGCAAACGCAATCTTAGCGGTATCTTTAGCGACAGCAAAAGCAGCTGCAGCATCTAAAGGTTTACCACTTTACGCTTACATCGCTGAACTTAACGGTACTCCAGGCGTTTACTCTATGCCATTACCAATGATGAACATCATCAACGGTGGTGAACACGCAGATAACAACGTTGATATCCAAGAATTCATGATTCAACCAGTTGGTGCGAAAACTTTACGTGAAGCACTTCGTATCGGTGCAGAAGTATTCCACAACCTTGCAAAAGTATTAAAAGCTAAAGGTATGAGCACAGCTGTAGGTGATGAAGGTGGTTTCGCGCCAAACTTAGCCTCTAACGCTGACGCTTTAGCATGTATCAAAGAAGCTGTAGAAAAAGCTGGTTATGTATTAGGTAAAGACGTCACCTTAGCAATGGACTGCGCATCATCTGAGTTCTACAACAAAGAATCCGGCAAATACGAAATGAAAGGCGAAGGCCGTTCATTCACTTCTCAAGAGTTCACTCACTATCTTGAAGAATTAACTAAACAATACCCAATCGTGTCTATCGAAGATGGTCAAGATGAATCTGACTGGGATGGTTTCGCATACCAAACTAAAGTGTTAGGCGATCGCGTTCAATTAGTGGGCGATGACTTATTCGTAACTAACACCAAAATCTTAAAAGAAGGTATCGAAAAAGGTATCGCAAACTCTATCTTAATCAAATTCAACCAAATCGGTTCTTTAACTGAAACTTTAGCGGCAATCAAAATGGCTAAAGATGCAGGTTACACCGCTGTGATCTCTCACCGTTCAGGTGAAACCGAAGATGCGACTATCGCTGATTTAGCGGTTGGTACAGCAGCAGGTCAAATCAAAACTGGTTCTATGAGCCGTTCTGACCGTATTGCGAAATACAACCAATTAATCCGTATCGAAGAAGCATTAGAACGTGCAGGCACACCGGCTCCGTTCTTAGGTTTAAAAGCGGTTAAAGGTCAAGCATAA
- the serB gene encoding phosphoserine phosphatase produces the protein MQTQKPTNLLSKNTAKPIALLPELAVPPTNDPFIIYGTTLDETKLLAFAQQCGQNLLLVDSWQIGGNQVALLKGQWHPELLSVAHQAGLDIAPLNFGATLQTPGLLVMDMDSTAIQIECIDEIAKLAGTGELVSAITESAMRGELDFEQSLRRRVGTLKGAPETILQQVREKLPLMPGLVETIQTLQQHGWKTAIASGGFTYFADHLKERLKLDFAASNQFEIIDGLLTGNVQGAVVDAQYKANTLLQLAEQFHIERCNTLAIGDGANDLAMMQVAGVGVAFHAKPKVQQQAQIVVNFADLTALLCILSANDRISSN, from the coding sequence TGAGCAAAAACACGGCCAAACCTATTGCTTTATTACCCGAACTAGCAGTTCCCCCGACAAACGATCCCTTTATCATTTACGGTACGACTCTCGATGAAACCAAATTACTCGCTTTCGCCCAGCAATGCGGACAAAATTTGCTATTGGTGGATAGCTGGCAGATTGGCGGAAATCAAGTAGCCCTACTAAAAGGCCAATGGCACCCCGAATTACTCTCAGTTGCCCATCAAGCAGGCTTGGATATTGCACCACTAAATTTTGGTGCAACCTTGCAAACACCGGGCTTATTAGTCATGGATATGGATTCGACAGCCATTCAAATCGAATGTATTGATGAAATCGCCAAACTGGCCGGCACCGGTGAACTAGTATCAGCGATCACTGAAAGTGCCATGCGTGGTGAGCTGGATTTTGAGCAAAGTTTGCGTCGTCGGGTTGGCACGCTCAAAGGAGCACCGGAAACTATCTTACAACAGGTGCGGGAAAAATTACCGCTTATGCCGGGCTTAGTCGAAACCATTCAAACCTTACAACAGCATGGTTGGAAAACAGCCATCGCCTCTGGCGGCTTCACCTACTTTGCCGATCATTTAAAAGAACGGCTTAAACTGGATTTTGCGGCATCGAATCAGTTCGAAATTATCGATGGTCTGCTCACCGGCAATGTGCAAGGTGCGGTAGTCGATGCCCAATATAAAGCCAACACCTTATTGCAACTGGCTGAACAATTTCATATTGAACGTTGTAATACCCTCGCCATTGGTGATGGCGCTAACGATTTAGCGATGATGCAGGTAGCCGGCGTAGGCGTTGCTTTCCATGCAAAACCCAAAGTGCAACAACAAGCCCAGATCGTGGTAAACTTTGCCGACTTAACCGCACTTTTATGTATTTTAAGTGCAAATGATCGAATTTCATCTAACTAG